In one window of Miscanthus floridulus cultivar M001 chromosome 12, ASM1932011v1, whole genome shotgun sequence DNA:
- the LOC136496770 gene encoding elongation factor G-2, chloroplastic-like: protein MAAEAPLRAAAAAARSARRPAATTVVSASSASRLLLGHRPFHAPSFAAVAGPVAGLRPRPRRPRLSVVAMAGSDRQVPLHDYRNIGIMAHIDAGKTTTTERILYYTGRNYKIGEVHEGTATMDWMEQEQERGITITSAATTAFWNKHRINIIDTPGHVDFTLEVERALRVLDGAICLFDSVAGVEPQSETVWHQADKYGVPRICFVNKMDRLGANFFRTRDMIVANLGAKPLVIQLPIGSEDNFQGVVDLVRMKAIVWTGEELGAKFEYKDIPDDLQEMAQDYRVQMLETIIELDDEVMENYLEGTEPDEETVKKLIRKGTISASFVPVLCGSAFKNKGVQSLLDAVVDYLPSPLDLPSMKGTDPEDPEIILERQPSDDEPFSGLAFKIMTDPFVGSLTFVRIYSGKLVAGSYVLNANKDKKERIGRLLEMHANSKEDIAVAVTGDIVALAGLKDTITGETLCDPDKPVVLERMEFPDPVIKVAIEPKTKADADKMANGLFKLAQEDPSFHFSRDEETNQTVIEGMGELHLDIIVDRLKREFKVEANVGAPQVNYRESISKVAETQYVHKKQSGGSGQFADIIVRFEPLEAGSGYEFKSEIKGGAVPKEYVPGVMKGLEESLPNGVLAGYPVVDFRAVLVDGSYHDVDSSVLAFQIAARGAFREGMRKAGPRLLEPIMKVEVITPEEHLGDVIGDLNSRRGQVNSFGDKPGGLKVVDAFVPLAEMFQYVSTLRGMTKGRASYTMQLAKFDVVPQHIQNQLSTKTEEATA, encoded by the exons ATGGCCGCCGAGGCGCCCttgcgagccgccgccgccgcggcgcggtCCGCGCGCCGGCCGGCCGCCACCACCGTCGTCTCCGCCTCGTCCGCCTCGCGCCTCCTCCTCGGCCACCGCCCCTTCCACGCGCCGAGCTTCGCCGCGGTGGCAGGCCCCGTGGCCGGactccgcccgcgcccgcgcagGCCGCGCCTCTCGGTCgtcgccatggccggcagcg ATCGCCAAGTGCCTTTACATGATTACCGCAATATTGGTATTATGGCCCATATAGATGCAGGAAAGACAACAACTACTGAGCGCATTCTGTATTACACTGGAAGGAACTACAAGATTGGCGAGGTTCATGAGGGAACAGCTACAATGGACTGGATGGAACAAGAACAAGAGAGAGGAATAACCATTACATCTGCAGCCACGACTGCCTTCTGGAACAAACACAGAATCAACATTATTGATACTCCTGGTCACGTCGACTTCACTCTTGAGGTTGAACGTGCTCTTAGGGTGTTGGACGGCGCTATATGTCTCTTTGACAGTGTTGCTGGGGTAGAACCACAATCTGAAACTGTGTGGCACCAGGCAGATAAATATGGGGTTCCAAGAATATGTTTCGTGAACAAAATGGATCGCCTTGGAGCTAACTTCTTTAGAACTAGGGACATGATAGTTGCAAACTTGGGTGCCAAACCATTGGTAATTCAGTTGCCGATTGGTTCAGAGGACAATTTCCAAGGAGTTGTTGATCTAGTCAGAATGAAAGCTATTGTATGGACCGGGGAGGAGCTGGGTGCAAAATTTGAATACAAAGACATACCTGATGATCTCCAAGAGATGGCTCAAGATTATCGTGTTCAGATGCTGGAAACTATTATTGAATTGGATGATGAAGTTATGGAGAATTATCTTGAAGGAACTGAACCAGACGAGGAAACTGTTAAGAAATTAATCAGAAAGGGAACAATTTCTGCCAGCTTTGTCCCAGTTTTATGTGGTTCAGCATTCAAAAACAAGGGTGTCCAATCATTGCTTGATGCTGTTGTCGATTACTTGCCATCTCCACTCGATCTACCTTCAATGAAGGGTACTGACCCAGAAGACCCTGAAATAATACTTGAAAGGCAACCAAGTGATGATGAACCATTTTCTGGGTTAGCTTTCAAGATCATGACTGATCCATTTGTGGGGTCACTAACATTTGTTCGCATATACTCCGGGAAGCTGGTAGCTGGTTCATATGTTCTCAATGCAAATAAAGATAAGAAAGAAAGAATTGGAAGACTCCTTGAGATGCACGCAAACAGTAAGGAAGATATAGCAGTTGCTGTGACAGGTGACATAGTGGCACTTGCTGGTCTGAAAGACACAATTACTGGTGAAACACTCTGTGATCCAGACAAGCCTGTAGTGCTTGAACGTATGGAATTTCCTGATCCTGTCATTAAGGTTGCTATTGAACCCAAGACCAAAGCTGATGCTGACAAAATGGCTAATGGGTTATTCAAGCTTGCTCAGGAAGACCCGTCATTCCACTTCTCTAGAGACGAGGAAACCAACCAGACTGTTATTGAAGGAATGGGAGAACTGCATCTTGATATCATTGTAGACAGACTAAAGAGGGAGTTCAAG GTTGAAGCAAACGTTGGAGCTCCACAAGTCAACTACCGTGAAAGTATTTCCAAAGTTGCAGAAACACAATATGTCCACAAAAAGCAATCTGGTGGATCTGGGCAGTTTGCAGACATTATTGTGCGTTTTGAACCTTTGGAAGCTGGAAGTGGGTATGAGTTCAAGAGTGAAATCAAGGGAGGGGCAGTGCCCAAAGAATATGTACCAGGAGTGATGAAAGGATTGGAAGAAAGCTTACCCAATGGTGTCCTCGCTGGTTACCCAGTTGTAGACTTCCGGGCTGTGCTGGTTGATGGCTCATATCATGATGTCGATTCAAGTGTCTTAGCATTCCAAATTGCAGCCAGAGGAGCCTTCCGTGAGGGAATGAGGAAAGCTGGTCCAAGGCTTCTCGAGCCTataatgaaagttgaagtgataACTCCTGAAGAGCATCTGGGCGATGTTATTGGTGATTTGAACTCTAGAAGAGGACAGGTTAACAGCTTCGGGGATAAGCCTGGTGGACTCAAG GTGGTTGATGCTTTTGTGCCACTTGCTGAGATGTTCCAATACGTCAGCACCCTCCGGGGGATGACCAAGGGGCGAGCGTCCTACACGATGCAGCTCGCCAAGTTTGACGTCGTCCCACAGCACATCCAGAACCAGCTCTCCACCAAAACAGAGGAAGCTACTGCTTAA